The DNA sequence CAGCATCAGGCTTAGAAAACAAAGCGaggggtcccccccccaaaaaaaataattagTTTGGCATTCTAAGACTCAGAGTGCCCCATTAACTTCAATTGTAAAGGAACATCCTTGCAGCAGGACCTCTCCTTTCATAAGAGCTTTGTTGCACAGGCATTTTTCATCaagattaaagaaaaagaaatgactTTTTGTGACTCCAAACTAGTTTGTTAGTGCTACTTTAGTCCTAGTTATGAGGAAGCTGGTTTCCATGGTTAGAAACACCTGTCCTGCACATATAGTACAGTTCTTATAACCATACCCTGGAAGTATACCATTAATGAATGCTTGTCAAACAAGCTTGGAAAGCACCTTTTACATACTAGTGTTTTTTCCCATCATACAATTTGACATTTTGGCAGATATTAATACCTGATAAATGGTCACttctcccccccgcttccagaaaGCCGTGCGAGTCCCTTACCTGGAAGTGCTGTCCCAGCTCATAAACTTGGCCGCGGTGTTCACAGCCAACACGTTCGCAGCGCGGGCAGCAGTCACTGGGGTAATGGCTGACGTGGATGCAGGCAAGGGGCAGGGCGGTGCAGTCAGTGCGAGCGCAGGCTGGCCCTTCGGGCGTGCACTCGCACTGGGTGCAGTGGTCACTGTCCAGGAAATACCACTCGCCCACGTAGTACAGGCTACCGTTAGCGTCACAGGTGCTCACTGGCCCAGCCAGTGCTGGAATGGGCCCCAGAATCAGCATCAGTGCTAGATGCAGCTGGGCCAAGGGGAAAGGCATCGCTAGACTCAAGCGACAACGCCCGGCATAAGTTGCCTATGAGGACAATGAGGAgcaggggaaggaggaaagagcACCCAGTCCCTCACAGCCTGCCTAACCCACTTGTGGGAGTCTCCCACCTGGAGGTCCTTGCAGAGGCTGCAGCTGATACCCGCCCTGGCCAGCCCCAACAAGCCTCGGCCTTTGTGCCAGCGCCTCCCGCCCCTCAGTGAAATCCAAGCCCGTCTAGGGCAGCGCAtcccctccccaccgaggcgggcggGAAGGACCTGTGCCGTGGGAGGAACCGGCCCCAGAAGAGCCCCCCTGCCGGAGCCTCCTGCGCTGTTTGTCTGCACTCAGGCCCCTTGCTCGCCTTCCAACTTCTCCATTCATGCCAATAGCAAACACCGCGTCTCCCCAATCCGCATCATGGCTCCTAAAGGCATGAACTGGCAAAAGTCCATTAACTGCACACTGAAGCCAGAAGCATAAATCTATTTCTCTCAGATAGCATCGCGTTTCCTAAGGCAGCATGGGCGCACTCACATGTTCCCAAGAACTTTCCTGGGATCCCTTTCTCCACTCCGCTGGTTAGGTCTTTGCGACGCGGTTGCTTTAAGAGGAGAAGATTCCGAGGAAAGGGGCGGGGCGTTTCCATGGAGGTGGCGGGTTTATGCTGGCGAGAGGGGGACAAAGTATGCGTAGGGGGATTGGAAGAGGTAAGGCTGTCCCTTGGCGTCGTGGAAGGAGCGGGGAGCCTTTCGTGCGCTGCTCGTATGCGACAGACTGGCAAGACTCTGGGTGAAACTAAGTTAGTTAGGACTTAAGTGATGATACCAGTGAGGGCATATACTGTCAAGATCtcacaagggaagggagggaggctggaGGTCTTGTGTGAagtgcggggagggggcggggcagtAAACCAGAATGTGTAGAgttgtgggggaggtaggtaGGAGCGGCTTAGAGGTTGAAATAGGTACCGTATTTGCTGATGAGGAAGAGCAATCAGTATGATCCTTTGTTAGCAATTGGAAAGCAAGGGATTTCTTCCTGTGGTTGATCTATGGCTTGTGCTAGAG is a window from the Heteronotia binoei isolate CCM8104 ecotype False Entrance Well chromosome 2, APGP_CSIRO_Hbin_v1, whole genome shotgun sequence genome containing:
- the LOC132566537 gene encoding von Willebrand factor C domain-containing protein 2-like; amino-acid sequence: MPFPLAQLHLALMLILGPIPALAGPVSTCDANGSLYYVGEWYFLDSDHCTQCECTPEGPACARTDCTALPLACIHVSHYPSDCCPRCERVGCEHRGQVYELGQHFQPSECEQCTCDIDGIARCLVADCAPPPCVNPVYEKGHCCPTCKDGPNCYVDGSQHQIIPSGESVWVGHCMRCRCHDGQDAGYWEGNRVAKCELLPGCQATAEHHA